The Mauremys reevesii isolate NIE-2019 linkage group 3, ASM1616193v1, whole genome shotgun sequence genomic sequence tATCTGCTCTAACATGGCATGCTGGTCTTGCCTCACTCTTCAAAATGCAGTTCTACTGCACGTGCCATTCGAACACTTTTGCTATGCTGTGTTTTAATCGTGTTTCAAGAAGTTTCACTTGCTAAGTCGTCATCTTTGACTGGCATTTCTAAACAAACACTCGTCAATTAGCAACTGTTAAGTCCTGTGTGTCAGCAGTTCTACAGTGCAAGACAGATTTAACTGGGCCAAGTCAAGAAGCGTTGCCTGTATTACATACCTTGAAATTTCTTTTTGATTGCATCCTTCGAGCTGGCATAGATCATCTTACTCTTGAGAGGCGCTTGGTCGGGTGCCCTAGTTGGATATACCAAGAGGAAAGTAATTAAGACAATGATGTTCAATATCCAACATGTATCAGAATCTTAAGACCTACAGACTCAGGTGACTGAAGCAGTAGCCCTAAAAGTTTAGGAACATTTGACACCCACATCAATATATTGCATGcagtttgaccagatgagtgTGTCTCCACATTTCAGTGTCTTACACATTAATGCAGACCCTGTGTACATGCCAGGCATGGCAGATAGGTATGTACATTGGGGAAGCCAAGAGACCACATCCCACATATAAGCCAGGTTTCCAGCTTACCACAGGACAAACATCAACTCTTCTTTTTTTGattcctttgtttcaaagcttgcaTCGTACAAGGCATAACGGCAATCCTTTTCAGGGAGCATCTGCACAAACTGCTTGAAAGGATCAGAAACCGTTACGCCAATATCTCCCACCAGGATTTCTTTGCCTTCTTCCACAATAATGCACTTTTTGTCATCACTGAGACAGAAGATAACTGCCTTCTTCCTTTTCTTGATTTCCTCTGGCGTGGAGCACTTCCGAACTTTCATGTCATAAAAGATACGGCATACTTCATCAGCCACTTGTACTCCTGATGCCTATGACAGAAAATGCTTTAAGTCAATTTCAGTCCTGGACTATGCACTTAATATAACTCCTGCATAACCTCACCATAATGCATTCGGCTGATGAGACTAGAAGACAAGCAATACTTCCTAGAGTATCAAAGGCTTGAGTGGCAGATACAGAAAGCCTGAAGTAGTTAACACCAGAAGTTTATATAGGAAAGACAGGGTATAAACTAAGTCTCCCATTCTGGCTATAGTTAACTTTTAAAATCAGTTCTTAATGCACATAAACTGCATTTTTGAAAAGTGACTGATGGAGAAGGAAGATCCTGCTTGCACTGAAGGCTTTATACTGAGGGACAGGAACTTGTAGCTCCAGAGGTCTGTTTAACGGACAATCTTGAAGTGAATGCTTATATCTGATCATTTGGAAACACCAAAAGTAGCATTTACGAGGCAGTCATTTTGAGACAGCATTCTTTAGCTATTTGACAAGTCTCAACTTGCCACTATTTTGACTAGCCATTTTAGTCTACAGGAAAATAAAGCAGCGCTATCAAATTCTACCTGTATAGTCACACGTATGTGTGGTTCAGGTTTAGAAGTGGTGTACTGGAGCAAAACGTGTTTATGAAAAATGCTGGGTTTTAGGCTCAAGATCTGACTAGAGTGAGTGACAAGTCTGCACTGAAGTTACTCAAAGAAAATGTCATGTTTTTATTAAAGGGTTAGACTATCTCTGGAAACTGGTTGATAAGTTTCCTAGTTCTTTGGTTTGCTGCTGACTTAGTTAAATTAAAATAATCCAACAGGGAATTTTGACTACATAATAGAATCCTCTTATATGGCCCATCTATGCCACAAACTCAGCCTCCCACATATAGACACCAAGATTTAAGGTAAAAGACATTAATAGAATAAAAGCCTGCTGCTCCTTCAGAACTGAAGGATG encodes the following:
- the DSTN gene encoding destrin, which codes for MASGVQVADEVCRIFYDMKVRKCSTPEEIKKRKKAVIFCLSDDKKCIIVEEGKEILVGDIGVTVSDPFKQFVQMLPEKDCRYALYDASFETKESKKEELMFVLWAPDQAPLKSKMIYASSKDAIKKKFQGIKHECQANGPEDLNRAYIADKLGGSLIVAFEGCPV